A window of Rhododendron vialii isolate Sample 1 chromosome 11a, ASM3025357v1 genomic DNA:
ATAATAGTAAGAAAGAAGAAAGCACCTCCGAAGCGGCGAAGCGGTGGGCGAAGTTTCTTGTAGAGAGTTGGCCGACCTCACGCTGCCAAACATTCACAATCGCCGTGTCCAGCCTCGTCTTCGGCCTCTTTCTCATTTCCGATAGAAGCGCCGCGCGATTTCTACAATGACCAGCTtatgtgtgagtatatatatataatatatgtagatttcccgagagagagagagagagagagagaggtttcgGGCTGTCGCTCTCAAGGCTTGATCCTATAAGAAGAGACAAATCGGATTTGGTTAGGCTATGTTTGCGACTGAGATCCCCCGTCCGACTCCCCCTGTTCGATCAGTTTGTCTCACTCCTTTCGGCCATTAATCTCGCAAATTAACGGCTGATATGGACTGAGCATATTTTACtccaaaacgatgtcgttttgaGAAAAAAGTGATCGGCTCATCTCAGCTGTTGATTTGCGAGACCAACAGCTAGAGGGGTAGGATAGGCGGGTCGGACAGGAGATCCGGGgaacggaaaagaaaagaaaggaagaaaaaataaaatgggcagaaaatgagagaaaaatgaggaaaaaattactactactatttattacacctaaattttttattttcttctttctttcactttctctttcaaccaaacaataaaatcttcttcttttattttccttaagTTCCAAATGGAGTCTTTGGGATTTTTGCAGTCAATATCACATTGATGGGATCAAGCTGGTGGGGGAGTCAATTTGCTGATAGAGACGTGGCAAAATCGATTCACAATCCCAAGCGGTTTGAAAGGGGAAATTATGTGGTGGTGTTAAGGTACCGTTACCGCGTAGTGTTTCAAAACAACGGAGGAATAATTACTCTTTCGATTCAGTCATCTGACAGAGTAGAGAACTCCTAGTATTGGCCGTTTTGACACTTTTCACCAAATTTGTGGCACAATCTATTTTAGttgtatttttcttcttaatttttattaaatttgaataattttatGTCCCATCATCACAatgagaagaattgaaaaaatataacaGTATAGattgatgttaaaaaaaaaaaaaactataatggTAAAAATAGAAATACTCTTTTAGTCGTCAATATGTCGAGACGAAAGATGTAATATTTGTACCAAATCTAGTAGTAGCATGTAGTTAGGCTCTGTTGTTGTACTATTTGTTTTCCAGGTGGTGTTGAGTTGAGTTGTGCTGTGTTAGGGGCCTTAGGGCGtgtcccttttttttataaaaaggaatctgttcaaaaaaattaaaacaaggaAGCAACTATGCTGAAATTATAATAGGGGCTTAATTCCAATCCACAAGACATTTATACTACATTAGTCAAATGTCTTAGGAAGATGGATATCCTATCCTGCCAAAAGAGAACACCACAATGAAAGGGAGCTTCCTGCATTTGACAGATGCCTATGAAcaagattgaaaacaaaaacacaaaccaaagcCCCAACTTAAAAAGACCCAACACACTGCCTTgtgacttctcatgtcaagGTACCAAAACAGCTAGGTTTCAGCTTTGGTAGTAATGCAGTAGACATTTCCTTCTCGCTCTTCCCTGCTCAGGCTTCCTGCATTTTATCCAAATTTGCTAATCAGGAAATAAAATACCATTGTTAAGAACTTGTAGATTGATCCTTTCTCAGCAAAAAGAATACTAGTATAATTTAACTCTTTAAGAGTTTATTTTACTATTATCATTGAGCTACATTGACCTGGACATTTCAACGATATGAGAAGGTCCCAACTATACAATCCACAAACAATATAATAAGCCCAACATTCACTAATGTTGCCAGGAATTTTCCTTCTAACTAATGTTGTTTCACTCAAATATTCGTTGCTAATGCATTAATGCTTCATTATTATCTGGCACCAGcgccaattttatttttggcatttACGGGGTTTACAGCTGGTGCGAGACTCTCTCTGAgtaaaattaccttttttttatgGATTGTGTGAAGGTGTCTGAGATCTTGGTGTTCACATTTTATGAAATCGAGTAGTGCAAAACATGTATTTTCTTGGACGTAAATAAATGCATTTCCATAGagctatttcaattttttttcaccaaattaaagtgctaaaaaataaaaatatcatatggagaaatatattttttgagggtttgaaaatgcacgtaTTCCTATAGTGGACAACACttaaaagggacggagagaataACGTCTATTACCAGTTTCCATAGATACAGAATACAGAAGAAACAGTAGTAATAAGAACCATGCTGATACAAGCAATACCAAATTCCTAAACAAAGAGTTGGATTTTGCAGTCAATTTCTCTCATTACTTGTgcaaaaatgctactggtacagcagctgctgtacagcagctgctgtacagcagctgcgTACAGATCCTCTTTGCGCCCGCCtcgggtctcgcaaagatgatcggagccgctcattttgttcaaaatacgtcggctaaattttgaagcaaagttggacgATTcataaacacccttcccgatatcggattgaggtgatttttttcagggaccttaaacgacgtattttgaacaaaatgagcggctccgatcatctttgcgagacccgaGGCGGGCGCAAAGGGGATCTGTAcgcagctgctgtacagcagctgctgtaccagtagcacaaCTCTTACTTGTGTGTGCTCCGACGCACATGAGcttcagaaacaaaaaaaggaacaaatGAATCTTACCGACGCACCTCACTCAAACCTGCAGTCAATTTCCGGAGCGCCACAGTCCCTTCTTTGAGCTTTGCAAGATCCTTGTCAATCttgactttttttgtttttatgttgcCTACATGAACATGTTATGTGCAGTGATTCGAAAATCTGCAAGCATGCGAAGATACAAAACATACTTGCAATGTTGTGAACACTTTATAATGAATCCTAAGCTATTGAACTATCCCTAGTCACCGGATTCTATATCCTACATGAGAGAAATCAATCTAATTTTGAACTATGGGCCTCATAgcattttttgtttgctttaatGAATATGGTCACATAAAAGTAAAATTCACATTCGTACTCACTCTTATCTGAGTAAGCATCCAGCTTCCTCCTTCTGGCAACATGGATAAATTACTCAGTAACAGACCAATAACCAATAGGTTTCCAAATGTCTCAGAAGCTGCTGCAAAGACACAAGCCTAAATAACAACACGGAGGGGGGGAAGGGTCATTGTGTCTCTACATTCACAATAGCATCACTCCATCACTCCATGTTCCAAGTGGCGGTGTCCTGTCCTCGTTCTGACCTTGCGTTTGCAGATCTTCTTACATGTTCCATAGCTAAATTAGCAATGACTGATCTCAATCTTAAGTATGCAAGAAACTTATTACAACTCCCACACAAGTGCATAACATCAGCAATCATGCGGAGGAATCTGCCCAACTATACCCTGGTTGCTTTCGAATATTATTTCTCTCCATTATCAACCTCACTTCAGTTGCATCATCCCATAGCCCAACATCAGCAAACATATTATACAATAATACATAGGGGGCTGAGCTTTCTGGTTCAAGCCTCACCAATGCTTCAGCTGCAACTCGGGCAAACTCCACATTGTTATGCACCCTACACGCACCCAATAACGCACCCCACACAGCCTTATCTGGCTCAAGTGGCATACAACAAATGACACCCATAGCCTCTTCAACCTGCCCATGCCGTCCCAAAATATCCACAAGGGCTGCAAAATGTTCCACTCTTGGCTTAATACCAAACTCATTCACCATGGATCTGAAATGCCTCCGGCCTTCTTCCACAAGCCCAGCATTAGCACATGCATTCAAAACTGATATGAACGTGATATGGGTTGGCCGAAATTTAAGCCTCTTCATTTCTCCAAAAAGTTCTAGAGCCTCCGCCGCAAATCCATGGGATGCATATGCTCCAATCATGGCATTCCAAGAGATAACCTCTTTCTCGGAATTCATCTCATCGAAGATGGCCCTTGCTTGGACAATCTCGCCACATCTTGCATACATAGTAACAAGCGAGTTATTTAGTGGAGCATCAGAGATAACCAACTTTATGACATGTTGATGCATCTGCATACCCAGTTGTAGGGCCGCTGATTCAGCACAAACACTTACAAGAGTAGACAATGTATGTCGATCGGGTTTCTCTCCCTCAGCTTGCATCTGAATGAAAATATGAATGGCTCCTTCACAGTCCCCATTTTTCTCGTACCCTGCCATCATGGAATTCCATGAAACTAAGTTTTTCTGGGGCATCCTTCGGAAAAAGTCACAAGCAAGTTCCAAGCTACCGATCTGGCCAAAACCCGAGATCATCAAATTCCATGACAATGTATCAGGGTCTGGCATTTTACCAAATAGGTTTGATGCTTCTTCCATATCCGACAAGCTAACATAACCACTGATCATGGTGTTCCACGAGAAAGTGTCTCGCTCTACCATCTGGTCAAATAGCTCCCGAGCAGAAACAACATCCCCTGCTTTCACATAGCACATGATCATAGAATTCCATGTGATCACGTTTCTTCCAAACCTCTCACCATCTCTTATTCTGCCATCAAGAGAACAAGGGATTTGGTCAAAGAAGCATCGAGCTTCATCAACTCTTCCTCTTTGACCATACCCAGCAATCAAAGTGTTATAAGCATAAACTAAATCTTCTCTACCACCAGCACGTTCCCCATATCCAAGTAAGACTCCAGCAGCTTTGTCTAATTCCCCATTCTGAATTAGACCGGATACAAGTGCACTAAGAGAAGCCGCATCGCGCTCGGGCATTCTCTCAAAAAACTCAattgcacttttcacatcaccATTATGTAAAAAACCGGAAATCACAGCGTTCCAAGAAACTACATTCCGCTTAGGCATGCAGTTGAAAAGGTGCAATGCTTCATCCATCCTCCCATTCCGTGCATACCCAGTAATCATTGTATTCCAAgaaacaaaatctctctctggCATTTGATCAAACAAGTACCTCCCCTCCTCTACATATCTGCCCCCACGACACGATAAGTAGCCCGATAACATCAAATTCCACGACACAACATCTCTCTCTGGTATTTGATTGAACAACATCCTTGCCTTAGTCATCTCCCTACGTCGGACATAACCAGTAATCATTGAATTCCATGTTACCGTATTTCGTTCAGTCATTTTGTCAAAAAGCTTCTTAGCATCATCGAGTCGGCCACTTTGAATGAAATTCGTGATTTTTCTGTTGAGTCTACGTACCTCTGGAGCCTGCTCATTCTGGGTGGATGTCGACACGAAATGTAGAGGCAGGGAACATGGGTTATTGAGAATGGAACTTGTGATTGAGCGGAGCAGCCATTGAGGTCTCCTTCTGAAGAAAAAGGTGACCTTGATTCTGAACATCTTGTGAAAACAGATCACCAAGACCCATCCCCCTCTTCAATAGCAATTGTAAGACAATCCACTTTGCTGGTTTGTGCTCAACCGTGTTTGTTGGAGCTGCTTCTGAGAACGTTGTGCTTCCTTGTAGAAGCCTTGTTTCTTTAGGAACGTTAAAGAAGCCTTGTTCTTTACAAGGGTAGACACAACTAGCTTGATGTTTGCTCTCTTCCTGGCAACAGCAGTAGTTAGTAGTTACGGTTGGTTTGCTTTTCAAGTCCTTTAAACCCTACATAGTTACCAGCTAGCGGAGTAGTATTTTTCACGATTTACACAAACATAGAAGGGAGAGAATTTGTATCAGATATTCATGCAAAATCATGTGGTAGTGTAATCTTATAAATTATGTGCAATTGTTCTCCATAGTCCATTGGATTAAAAGAAATCAACAATTGTCATAATAATATTAcatgtgaatttttttgcttaagtagttaatttttttctttttcttttcctttttttgggttaaCTACAAAAGTTAAGTTCCTCCTGTAACTTTGTAACTTTTGATTGTGTGAAGGTGTCTGAGATCTTGGCGTTCACATTTTATGAAATCGAGTACTGCAAAACATGTATTTTCTTGGACGTAAATAAATGTATTTCCATAGaactatttcaattttttttcaccaaattaaagtgctaaaaaataaaaatatcatatggagaaatatatttttcgagggtttgaaaatgcacgtaTTCCTATAGTGGACAACACttaaaagggacggagggagtaacgtCTATTACCAGTTTCCATGGATACAGAATACAGAAGAAACAGTAGTAATAAGAACCATGCTGATACAAGCAATACCAAATTCCTAAACAAAGAGTAAGATTTTGCAGTCAATTTCTCTCATTACTTGTGTGTGCTCTGACGCACACGAGCTTCAGAAACAAAGAAGGAACAAATGAATCTTACTGACGCACCTCACTCAAACCTGCAGTCAATTTCCGGAGCGCTGCAGTCCCTTCTTTGAGCTTTGCAAGATCCTTGTCAATCTTGACTTTTTTTGCAGACAATGCCTTCAATTCCTCCTGTTAGAAAGACAAAAAACagcacaaatatttttaaatagacaaacaatttctTAAAAATTCTAAGCTCAGCTCCCTAGTCCCATCTCATTTTTCCGAATCAATTAACCAGACGAAATCGGATATCATAACTACAAATATTTCTGTAttattaaaattcttttttggaggaaaatacAAGAGAAAGCCTGAGAGATGCAAATTGCCCAATTGATGAAGATTTAAGAGGAGGCTAAgtcccttcccttcccttgtgtttCCTCCTTCCTCAAAATCAATCATGCAGGTGTGTGTTGTGTATGTGCTCATTATTCAGATGCTCTGGAGTCTGGACCATGAACAGTGGTGGATCCAGACTAGGACCACCGTGGGCACAGGCCCAcactgcttcttctttttcttttttctaaagttTTAGTTCTAGTTctagttctttcttctttttttcctgaaaatggTAGTTTTAGTTTTATCAGAATCAAACGGTTATTGCTTGTTATATATAGTTCATCAACCAATTAGTTTCCACATATTGAAGATATCTTGCTCAATACCTGAAAATTGGTAGTTTTAGTCTCATTACGTGCTTGAATTGTTGCAAAAACATGCCCCACATAATGAATGTGTCTAATTATCAAAGTAGAAATCCGGTATGAACTCTTGGCCCAGTATGTACAATGAACATTGCTCCCCACTGTTTAGGTGGGTaaacaaaatagtactccaaAACCTAAGAGCTCCTACTAGTTTCTCACGATGTAAACAACTAACAAGCGCGCAAGCCACCGTCAATCGCCAACAACCATATCAAGTTGTGGgactgtctccaatcatccccgcccatacccccaatgattggaggctagatgggttatgttattgttgttgttgaggtGTGTGTTGTGTGCGGGGTTAGGGTTTTCAAGGCCTTTACTTATTATGAATAGAATCCAATAACCGACTCAACTCCGAAATTACAGATCAAGCCAAAAATTGTCAATAGAACAACCTAACTAATCCAGTCAAAGATTTAATTCAGTATCACAAATACTGAAAATCGTTGCCAGAAATTTTCCTTCTACGTTCTAACTATTGTTGTTTCACTTAAAAATTCGTTGCTAATGTGTTAATGCTTGGCCCtaattttattttggtatttacCGTGTTAAGAAAGAACGACACTGATAAAAGGACTACAAAGAGTTGGATTTTGCTGTCAATTTCTTTGATCGCTGCTGGTACTAGGAAGAGAGACGCACACGACGAGCTtcagagaaaaaag
This region includes:
- the LOC131308666 gene encoding pentatricopeptide repeat-containing protein At1g62260, mitochondrial is translated as MFRIKVTFFFRRRPQWLLRSITSSILNNPCSLPLHFVSTSTQNEQAPEVRRLNRKITNFIQSGRLDDAKKLFDKMTERNTVTWNSMITGYVRRREMTKARMLFNQIPERDVVSWNLMLSGYLSCRGGRYVEEGRYLFDQMPERDFVSWNTMITGYARNGRMDEALHLFNCMPKRNVVSWNAVISGFLHNGDVKSAIEFFERMPERDAASLSALVSGLIQNGELDKAAGVLLGYGERAGGREDLVYAYNTLIAGYGQRGRVDEARCFFDQIPCSLDGRIRDGERFGRNVITWNSMIMCYVKAGDVVSARELFDQMVERDTFSWNTMISGYVSLSDMEEASNLFGKMPDPDTLSWNLMISGFGQIGSLELACDFFRRMPQKNLVSWNSMMAGYEKNGDCEGAIHIFIQMQAEGEKPDRHTLSTLVSVCAESAALQLGMQMHQHVIKLVISDAPLNNSLVTMYARCGEIVQARAIFDEMNSEKEVISWNAMIGAYASHGFAAEALELFGEMKRLKFRPTHITFISVLNACANAGLVEEGRRHFRSMVNEFGIKPRVEHFAALVDILGRHGQVEEAMGVICCMPLEPDKAVWGALLGACRVHNNVEFARVAAEALVRLEPESSAPYVLLYNMFADVGLWDDATEVRLIMERNNIRKQPGYSWADSSA